GGAAAGCTTCTCGCCCGCCGCCTCCTCCGGGTGGATCTCCTCCTCCTCTCCCAGCGCCACGCGCTTCTCCGGCATCAGGTGGCGGCGGTTCGACGTGGCGTAGATCAGCACGTTCTCCGGCCGCTCCTCGACCCCGCCGTCCAGCAAGGTCTTGAGCCCCCGGAAATCGGCCTCCCCCTCGTCGAACGACAGGTCGTCGCAGAACAGGATGAACCGGAACGGCGCCCTCCGAAGGTGCCCCGCGACCTTCGGGAAGGAGAAGAGGTCCCACCGCGCCAGCTCCACGATCCGCAGCCCCCGCGCCCCGAACTCCCCGAGCAGCCCCTTCACGCACGACGACTTCCCGGTGCCGCGCTCGCCCCACAAGAGGACGTGGTTGGCGGCGAATCCCTCAACGAACTGCGCCGTGTTCCGCAGGAGCTCGTCCTTCGCCCGGTCGATCCCCACCAGCGAGGAAAGGTCCACCCGGTGCGGGGTTTCGATCGGCACGATCCGCCCCCCGCCCCCCGCGCGTTCCCAGCGGAACGCCCAATGGTCGCGGAAGATCGCCGGGTCGGGCGGGGCGGGCTCCCCCTTCCCGAGAAGCCCCTCCCCGCGCTCGAGAATCCGTTCGAGACGCCGAAGCGCCCCTTCCCAGGGAGCTTCCCGCGTCATGGCATGTGGGCCCCGCCGGAAACCGGGAGGTACGTCCCCGAGACGAACCGCGCCTCGTCGGACAGGAAAAAGAGCACCGCGCCGGCGACGTCCTCGGGGAGCGCGTTGCGCTTGAGCGGCGTCATCTGCGCGATCCCGTCCTTGTCCTTCTGCGGGAGGAACGACGTCGCGTCGGTCAGCGTCAGCCCCGGCGCCACCACGTTCACCCGCACCCCGTGGGGCCCCAGCTCCAGCGCGAGCGACTTCGCGAACGCATCGAGCCCCGACTTCGCGGTGCTGTGCGCGCAGAACCCCTCCCCCGGCTGGCGGGAGAGGCCGCTGCTGACCGCCACGATCGCCCCCCGCCGGCGTTCGACCATCCCCGGCACGAACGCCTTGCAGCAGAAGAACGCCGCCCGGAGCTCGCCGGTCAGCTTCGCCTCGAACTCCTCCCACCGGTACGAAAGGAACGGGACGATGGGAAACGAGATGGATGCGTTCAGGACGAGCGCGTCCACGGGTCCCAGCTTATCGCGGACCTCCCGCGCCATCGCCTCGCACTGCGACGCGTCGCGCACGTCGGCCCGGAAGGCGGCCGCCGTCCCGCCCGACTCGCGGATCGCCGCCACCACCTCCCCCGCCGCGGTCTCGCTCTGGAAGTAGTTCACCGCCACCGCGGCCCCGGCCCGCGCGAGGCGCTTCGCCGTCGCCGCCCCGATACCGCGGCTGGCCCCGGTAACCACCGCCACCTTCCCCTTCAACTGGACCATGACGCCCCCCTCCCCCCGCCGTTCGCAGATTTCATGCGGAGAGAATATCTTACCCCTTGCCGGGCGCATCAAGGAAAAAGGGCAAGGCCGCCGCGACCTTGCCCTTCCGGGGGGACCGGGAACCCCTCGACGGATT
The sequence above is drawn from the Deltaproteobacteria bacterium genome and encodes:
- a CDS encoding ATP-binding protein, which encodes MTREAPWEGALRRLERILERGEGLLGKGEPAPPDPAIFRDHWAFRWERAGGGGRIVPIETPHRVDLSSLVGIDRAKDELLRNTAQFVEGFAANHVLLWGERGTGKSSCVKGLLGEFGARGLRIVELARWDLFSFPKVAGHLRRAPFRFILFCDDLSFDEGEADFRGLKTLLDGGVEERPENVLIYATSNRRHLMPEKRVALGEEEEIHPEEAAGEKLSLSDRFGLQLGFYRFDQDTYLDAVESYARRMRLPVDPAPLREEALRWALDAGSRSGRTAKQFIDDLSGRLGRRGT
- a CDS encoding 3-oxoacyl-ACP reductase FabG, whose product is MVQLKGKVAVVTGASRGIGAATAKRLARAGAAVAVNYFQSETAAGEVVAAIRESGGTAAAFRADVRDASQCEAMAREVRDKLGPVDALVLNASISFPIVPFLSYRWEEFEAKLTGELRAAFFCCKAFVPGMVERRRGAIVAVSSGLSRQPGEGFCAHSTAKSGLDAFAKSLALELGPHGVRVNVVAPGLTLTDATSFLPQKDKDGIAQMTPLKRNALPEDVAGAVLFFLSDEARFVSGTYLPVSGGAHMP